The following are from one region of the Salmo salar chromosome ssa27, Ssal_v3.1, whole genome shotgun sequence genome:
- the gdf6b gene encoding growth/differentiation factor 6-B, translating into MDFYQITTFYAVLTCVWDLPCFQSFTIFLPSASKSSKVPKVFDGLEAKYFKDMYSSSSSSSSNERHYKGGLKDSIEPHDYMLSIYKTFSTAEKLGLNASFLRSSKAANTIASFVDIGQDDLPLSPLRRQQYLFDVSTLSDRAEVLGAELRIYTKVSGNFRMSEMEPVDIQLLSCRSQQLLDSRTLDLQESHRPRWEVLDVWEIFKDRDHLTLGSQFCLEVKAMLDNPERELDLHHLGFHRNGRSQQKKAILVVFTRSKKRQTLFSERREGRTLIGPGEKGKDRGPRSSSKASRRRRTAILKNRHGKRNGNKSKSRCSKKPLRVNFRELGWDDWIIAPLDYEAYHCEGVCDFPLRSHLEPTNHAIIQTLMNSMNPSNMPPSCCAPSKLSPISILYIDSGNNVVYKQYEDMVVESCGCR; encoded by the exons ATGGATTTCTATCAAATAACCACATTTTACGCGGTCCTCACATGTGTATGGGATTTACCATGTTTTCAGTCATTTACTATTTTCCTTCCGTCTGCCTCAAAGAGCAGCAAGGTGCCGAAAGTATTTGATGGACTAGAGGCAAAATATTTCAAAGATATGtactcatcctcatcatcatcatcatcaaatgaACGGCATTACAAGGGTGGGCTCAAAGATTCAATTGAACCACACGACTACATGCTTTCAATTTATAAGACTTTCTCTACAGCCGAAAAATTGGGGCTAAACGCAAGTTTCCTTCGGTCGTCAAAAGCAGCTAACACTATAGCAAGTTTTGTGGACATCGGACAAG ATGACCTCCCACTCTCCCCTTTGCGAAGACAGCAGTATCTGTTTGACGTCTCAACCCTCTCAGACAGAGCCGAGGTGCTGGGGGCTGAGCTGAGGATATACACCAAAGTGTCTGGGAATTTCAGGATGTCGGAAATGGAGCCAGTGGACATTCAGCTACTCTCCTGCCGCTCTCAGCAGCTGCTGGATTCCAGAACGTTGGATCTTCAGGAGTCCCATCGGCCCAGATGGGAGGTGTTAGATGTGTGGGAAATATTTAAGGACAGGGATCACCTCACACTGGGGAGCCAGTTCTGTCTGGAGGTCAAGGCCATGCTGGACAACCCTGAGAGGGAGCTTGACTTGCATCATCTGGGCTTTCACAGAAATGGTCGCTCACAACAAAAGAAGGCCATTTTAGTGGTGTTCACCAGGTCCAAGAAGAGACAGACCCTTTTCAGtgaaaggagagaaggaaggacatTGATTGGCCCTGGGGAAAAGGGGAAAGACAGAGGCCCTCGTTCTAGTTCCAAAGCCAGCCGGAGACGCAGGACTGCTATATTGAAGAATCGCCACGGGAAGAGGAATGGCAACAAGTCAAAATCGAGATGCAGCAAGAAGCCGTTGCGTGTGAACTTCAGAGAGTTGGGCTGGGACGATTGGATCATCGCTCCTCTGGATTACGAGGCGTACCACTGTGAGGGCGTGTGTGACTTTCCTCTGAGGTCACATCTAGAGCCCACAAACCATGCCATCATACAGACCCTTATGAATTCGATGAACCCCAGCAACATGCCTCCTAGCTGCTGTGCCCCGTCCAAACTCAGCCCTATCAGTATTCTCTACATCGACTCAGGAAATAATGTGGTGTATAAGCAGTATGAGGATATGGTGGTTGAGTCGTGTGGTTGTAGGTAA